The genomic stretch TTAGCGTCTTCTCTGGATAGGAAATAGTGTGTACCTGTTATCTGCGGCACTTTGTCTTGTTTAATGAAGAGTTTGTTACCAGCAAAAATTTCGTAGCCCCAGCCGTTTTGCAACTGTATTGGTTTTATGGTAAGAAGCACCATAGAATCGTTGTAGCCCGCAGTTTTTCTACTGCTTCCATTTCTGCACGAGGCAATACTAAAGCACAATGCTAACAAAGAAAAGCCGGCGATGTAAGCCGGCATTTTTAATTTAGTCATTATTTTAAAATAATTATTAGTCATTCACATTATAGTCTTCTGTAGGAAGAAATTCATCTAAATTGTCGTAAGGCAATGAACTTCCTGCGAAACCCAAACCTGCAAACCCGCGACCATTTACATTGAAGCCTACACCACCGTAAAAAGAATGGCGCTCATAAGATGTTCTTTGTTCCCATGTTCCAAGTCCCTTGTCTCCGGTTGGGTCATAGCACCATGTTTGCGAACTGAATGACCCGCCATCGGAGGATTTCCCACCTGTAATATAGCCTTTAGAACCGATTGCAAATGCAACGCCGTCTGTACGGGAAATGAGGGATGCACGTACGGTGCCATAGTCGTCATCAAAAGAAGAGTCGGTAGCATTTTCTACCCGGCGAAGTTGTGTGAAGCCAGAAGAGGGATTGTATTTCCAAAATTCACCAGAACCAGAACCATCTCCGATAGTGCCGCCAACTAAATAAGCATCATCACCTATAACAAATGATGTACCGCCATATTTCTTGTCAATGAAAGGAGTTGATATATTTGTCCAGCTGTCTGAATTAGGGTCGTAAGCATACATATCTTTGAAATAGGCAGAACCGGCTGCACCAAAAACTACATATCCTTTGTCTCCCACAGAGAATCCTGTGGCACGAAATCTTGCTGTTCCTGGAAAATCTGCTATTTTCGTCCATGTATTGGATGTGCTGCTGTACTGATAAAAATCGCTGTAATAATTTCCTTTACCATCTGTACCTGTACCTACATAACCGTTATCGCCAATGCTAAAACCTACGCCCCCTTCGAGTGTTTTACCGTCTGGTAAAGAAGTCTCTTGTGTCCATGAATCGGAACTTGGGTCATATCTCCATAAATCGCCCAGGTTATAATAAGTGGAGTTGTTAACTGCCCGTCCGGTAGCTACGTAAGCATAATTCCCGATAACAAAAGAAGTCGCGTAAAAGCGCGCATCGCCATCCAAAGAAGACCTTTTTACCCAGTTGCCTTCGGTGCTTGTGTCTGTCGAGGAACTTGAGTTACAAGAAGCCAGAAAGAGCGCTGCCGCTCCTATTAAAACTATCAAATTCAGTTTCTTCATAATTCTGATTGGGTTATGTAATATTTAGTGGAGTGTGAAAGTATTTGTTGCAAAGTGCTTTTATTAGTTAAAATGGATTTTCGCTTTGTTTTTATTGATAATAAGGTTTTTTGTATCGACTAATGAAATAATTTCGCGGACAAAAGTAGGGAACTTTATGTATATTTTGAAATAAGATTGTGCAATTGATTTTTAAATCCGTCGCTTATGGGAATTTCGTTCTTACCAATGAGCACACTGTTTTTATGAATCATATCAATTTTGTGAAGCGATACGATGTAAGAACGGTGTATGCGTACAAAGTCTTCGCCCGGCAGCTTCTCCTCAAAAGATTTTAAATTTTGTAATGTGATAATGGCTTTACCCACCGATGCTTTTGTGTATATTTTGGAATAATCTTTTAACCCCTCAATGTAAAGAATATCATCGAAGTTAATTTTCATCAATTTGTATTCCGCGCGAATGAACAGGAATTGATGAGATTCCGGTCTTTTTTCGGCGAGCTTAAGTGTTTTAATTTTGGTTTCGGTTTTTTGGAGAGCTTTTATCAAATTTGCTGCTGATAGTGGTTTTAGCAGATACGCAACGACATTGTGGTCATATCCGTTTACGGAAAACTCGATGGTATCGGCAATAACAATCAGTTCCGGCGGCTTTTTTAAATATTGCAGAAAATCATACCCGTTCAGTTCCGGCATTTGAATATCGGTAATGGCAAGGTCGGTGGGGTGGTGTTGCAGATGGTTTATAAACGAGTCGGCATCTGTAAAGCCTGCTTCAACGGAAAATTGCGGCAGTTTATTAAGATGTTTCCTGATAAATTCAATGACTGCCAAATCGGAATCGGCGATAATGCATTTAATCATAACGGTTGACTCTTCAAAAATTTTCCCAAAAGCCGAAGCTAAACAAAAAACATATAATAAGTCGTTTTATTCGGAAATAATACTACTTTTGTCGATAAAATGTACGCAATTGTCTATTTATATCAACAGTTCATACACAGTAACAACCTTCTAACAAGAATTACGACTATCATTGCCCACTAAGTTTTCCTATTTCGCAAACCTGAATATGAAGTATAAAAATCTCAAAATCATCTACCCTATTTTCGTAATCGGATTGATGATTATTACCTTTTCTTCCTGTTATCAAAAAGACATTCAATTCGGAACCGAATTTGCCGACGACCAATATACACAAGTGATTCAAACGGATACCATTACTCCGCTGGTTTCTACGGTATATATTGATTCTTTTGTAACATCCGGTTCCGGAACGGCAATTGTGGGCAGAACAAATGACCCGGCTTTTGGAGTTCTTACTTCATCGGCGTATTTTCAGTTGGGTGCACCTACATACAGCGCTACATCTACCGAATATCAAAATGCAACGTATGATTCGCTCACAGTTTATATAAAGCTCAAACATAATATTTGGTATGGCGATACTACGCAGCCGCTTACACTGAATATTTATCGCCTGAATGAAAATATTATTGCACCCAACGGGGGTACTGCTTTGTATAATACAAATAGCTTTACCACCGAGTCGTCTCCGCTTGCATCTTATTCTTTTACTATACAGCCTAATAATTTAGATAGTACTGACGATACTTTATCCGTTCGCCTTCCCGATGCAATGGGACGGGATTTGTTTAACAGGCTTCAGACGGGAGACTATGCCATTCAATCCAGCGACCAGTTCATTACTTTTTTTAACGGGCTAAAAATTTCGGCAGCATCCGGTTCAAATCTTTCCCTCGGCATCAGCGATAGCGTAGCAATGCGGTTGTACTATAAAACACCGGGGGCGGTTGAAGATGTTGAAAAATATGCCGCTTTCGGCTTGTATAACAGTTCTTTGCAGTTTAATCAAATATCGGTACAGCGAGCGGGCGCTTTGGCTTCGGCAAATTTTGATGCGGATAACAGAGATATTTCATCTACCGCTACAGACAGCAGCGCATTTTTACAGCCAATGGCAAATGCGGTGGTAAAGCTTACCTTCCCTACACTAAACAATTTATTGTTACATCAAGGATACATAAAAATTGTAAAAGCTACGCTTTATGTGCACCCTGTTACGGGGACTTATGAAGGCATATTCGGGCTGCCGGCAAGTCTAATACTTTCACAAACCGATTTATATAACGGCTTCGGCTCTTCGCTGACACTCAGCGGCGCAACACAAACCGGTTCATTACAATACGATGTCGTTAATAGTACAGACCAGCTTGGTACTTACTATACCTACGATTTAACATCTTATCTTCAGACGTTGATTGCCACCCCGTCTGCAAGCGTATTGAGCGAAGGGTTATTGCTTTCTCCGGCAACCTCAAGTATGTTTACTTCATTCAACAGGATGATTATGGGCGATGGAAAAAACTCCAACGCAAAACTGGATTTACGCATTCAATACATTTCGGTAAAATAAAAATACAAAACGCATTAAATGAAGTATAACAAAATATATATTGTATTTTTCTTTGGTTTATTAATCGTGCGACCGGGTATAATGTTTGGTCAAACGAATACTTCGCCGTATTCAATACTGGGTATTGGAGATATTGTCAACAGAACCTTCGACCGTTCTGCCGGTATGGGCGGCGCAGGCATCAGTCTTGAATCGTACAGATATATTTATGACGAGAATCCTGCCTCATTGCCGTACCTGAGCGACCATAATTTGTCGATGGAAGTATCGGGCAATTTGAATATAATTCAATACAAAGGCAATCCGTTGCTCAATAAAAGTGTTACATCCAGCCAGTTTCAGATAGAACGCTTTGTAATGGGCGTTAAAGTAATGCCGTTTTGGGGGCTGTCTCTTGGTTTGAAACAATTCAGCAGCAGCAATTATTATTTTACACAACAGCAGAATATCATTGGAGGTATAGGTTCCATTCCTGTAACACACAAGGGGTCCGGCGGTCTTAACCAGGTTTCATTGTCAAACGGGTTTAAAATAGGGAATTTTTCTGTCGGCTTAAACTCATCCATGTTATTCGGGCATATGCAGGACGAAAAAGCATTGTTGTCCCAGTATTCGTTGGGAGAGCAATATAATTCGACCATCTTGCAATATTATTCTCATTTTTACTTTGAAGGCGGGGTACAATATCATGGAAAAATTTCTCCTAAATGGCAAATAGGGGTGGGCGCTATTGCTTCCAATAAAACAGAGCTTGGCGGAGATACATACTATACGTTAACGCAAGGCGACCCAAGTGTTTCATTGCCTACCAATATTATCAGCGATTCTGTTGTTGGTAAATCTTATTTTAATCTTCCCGTAATGTATGGCGGCGGACTTTCATTGACATATGATAATAAACTCACTTTCGCTGCGGATTATAAGCAGCAAAGCTGGAGTTCTGTAAAAAATTCTAACTCCGGCTTTGATTATTCTTTCCAGAACAGCCACCAAGTATCCGGCGGTATTGAATATACCAAGAGAAAAAACATACCGGTACAAGGCAGCAATAATTTTGTTGCTTTTGATAAATATTTTTTCCAGTTTGGTGGTTATTACGGGAATGAATATTTAGTGATGCGAGGGCAACAATTAAAAAATACCGGCATTACTTTGGGGGTAGGAGTTAATTCTTTTAAAACAGGCTTGGGGTATATGTTTAACTTTCAGATTGGAAGCCGGGGCACTACCGTAAATAATTTAATAAAAGAGAATTATTTCCAAATGGGTGTTACCATTTCTTATATCGACCAATGGAAACGATGGAGATTGCCTTAATGCTTTATAACCTTAATTCTTCCGAGGGATTCCAAAATATTTTTTCAAAGTCCTGAACAGTATCGTTCAGGACTTTTATTTTTTCCTTCTTTAAAAGCTGTTCCATTTTTTCGGGCGGAGAAAAATGCGCTTTGCCGCTCAGCATTCCGTTACGGTTTACAACACGGTGCGCAGGAATGTCTTTCATATTGTGAACGGCATTCATAGCCCAGCCAACCATGCGCGCCGATGATTTTGCACCGAGATACTCGGCAATTGCACCGTAAGAAGTAACGCGTCCTTTGGGAATTTGCCGCGCCACATCCCACACATTCCGGAAAAAAGAATGGTGCTTATCAAGCGCAGGAATTTTTTCCTGTTTATCTTTTGGAATTTTTTTCATCTTTCGCAAATTCAAAAACAAACTTTTTTACCAGCTCATCTTTTTCCGAAGGCAAATCGTTATTCAGTTTAAATGCTAAATAATGAACCTTGCGAAACCCGGCAATATCAAGGCTTTCATAAAAAGTTTTAATGGAAAGCTCTGGCGAAACCTGCAAATTTTTATACACATTATCATCGTCCTTCACAATTTCCAAACCAAAAATTTCCGTAACGGCTTTGGTAAATTTATACAAAACCGGGCTATCGGTTTTCAAATGAATGATGCCGTCTTTTTTCAAAAATTGCTGATACAAACGCAGGAATCTTGGCGAGGTCAAGCGCTTTTTCCATTTCACATTCGGCAAATGCGGGTCGGGAAACGTGAGCCATATTTCGCTTACTTCATTTTTGGAAAAATAATCATTCACAATCTCAATTTGAGAACGGAGAAAAGCCACGTTGGACAAATTTTCTGTCAAAGCATTTTTTGCACCGCGCCATATTCTATTGCCTTTTATATCAACACCTATAAAGTTTCTTTCGGGATACAATCTTCCCAAGCCTACAGCGTATTCGCCCTTGCCGCACGCGAGTTCCAGCGTAATTGAATGCTCATTTTTAAAGAACTCGTGCCATTTGCCTTGCATATCTTTAGGATATTCCAGCACGTTTTCAAAAGTCTTGATTTCGGCGAAACGTTCCAACTTTTTTTGTCCCATAACACAAAGATAATTTAATGCCACGAATGCACAAATGAACACGAAGTATAAGATGTTTTATCAGGGAAAATTCGTGCATCTGTGGCAAATAATTAATTTTGCAGAATGCAATTGACCGATACCCACACGCACTTATACTCCGAAGAATTTAAAGACGATTTAGGCGCTGCAATACAACGCGCGAAAGACGCAAACGTTGCAAAATTTTATATGCCTGCGATTGACAGCACCACGCATGAAGCGATGTTGGATGTTGAAAAAAAATATCCTGAAACCATTGCCATGATGGGCTTGCATCCATGCTCGGTAAAAGAAAATTTTGAAGAAGAATTAAGTGTTGTAAAAAAATATCTGGATAAAAGAATTTTTGTTGCCATTGGCGAAATTGGTTTGGATTTTTATTGGGACAAAACATTCATTCCGCAACAATACAAAGCCTTTGAAACACAGATGCAGTGGGCACTGGAACGAAATATTCCAATCGTAATCCATGCGCGCGAGTCGTTGGATGAATGTATTGAAACCGTGAAACCATTTTCAGATAAAGGTTTGCGCGGAATTTTCCATTGCTTTGGTGGCACGGAAGCGCAGGCAAAAGCTATTGTTGATTTGGATTTTCATCTCGGCATCGGCGGTGTGTTTACATTTAAAAAAGCCAACTTACCGGAAGTACTGAAAGATATTTCGTTGAAACACATTGTTCTCGAAACCGATGCACCTTATCTCGCGCCCGTTCCGTTTCGCGGTAAAAGAAATGAAAGCAGTTATGTAAAAATTGTGGCGCAGGCTTTAGCAGATGCAAAAAATATTTCTGTCGAGGAAGTCGCAGAAATCACAAGCGCAAATGCAGAGAAAATATTTGCTGCAAAATTTAATTAAGAACTTATCTTTGCAGCCCCAAAAGAAAAGGAGACGTGTCCGAGTGGTTGAAGGAGCACGCCTGGAAAGTGTGTATACGGGAAACTGTATCGCGAGTTCGAATCTCGCCGTCTCCGCAAACAGTGTTGATTATCAATGATTTGTATAAATTACACCCAATTTTACACCCTGTTTTGTTATAATAATCTTTCTTCCAACAAACTTTTCCATAAAATAAACCCTTTATTATTTTCTGTGTAATCATGTACAATTCGACTAAAGTTTTCGGGATTGCTCTCTAAAAATGCTTGTCGTCCTTTATCTCGAATGATGTTCAGTTGTTGGTCGATCCGTTTTACTGCCTCAATCAATCCAGGTTTGTTTTTTGCCGTGTGCCAAATGTAGGTAGCTTCTTCAGTGTCCAAAGTTTCTAATACAATATGATATTGCTGTTCACCGGACAACAGAAAAACGAAAGAAAACGGTTGCAATACAAAACGGATTTTCATTATGTTGGTTTCATGCCTGTCGGCTAAAAATTGAATATGTTGAGAGTGTTTGTAGTTCTTGTTTTTTAATATTTCACTTAATATATTTTCCGCGTCAGTATAAATTCTCTGATTGTTTTGAAGTTCATCAGAGGTAACAATATTTTGTTTAGCGATTGGTAATTGTCCGATTAATCCTTTGTGTAAAAACTGAAACTTAACGTTTTCAACTACTTCTTTATTTATCCTTTCGATGTCTTGTGAAGTGGCTAATTGTGAAGCGATCTTCCCATTTTCAAATTCTGCAAATATTTTTACAGAAATGTTTTTGGATTTCAACACTTTTACAAAATACGGTTTCAGCACCTCAAATTCCGGCCTCAGCTCCATATTCTCAATTTCAAATTCAAACGTTGTGCTTGTTTTACTGTCGGTATAATTGAATACTACATTTCCATAGCGAAATTCTAAATTCTCAATCAGAATTTTTATTTCTCTTTCTATTGTAACAACATTGCTTTTTGATGTTTGGGGTTCTTCTGACGGTTCGTCAAACAAAGTAACTTGTTTATCAATTTTTCGATAATAAGTATTTCGTTTTAAAAACAATTTGTTGAGATAATCAATTTTATAATCCCGGTAATCATAAATTGTAGGATTGATTTCTGAACGTTGCACTCTTCCGATGTATTGGATGAGCTTCCCTTGAAACGAAAACGGATAAACCAAAAACAAAGTATTGATATTGTTTAAATCAGTTCCTTCACCAAAATATTGTCCGGTGGTTAGCAGAACCTGAAAATTACCATCATGCAAAATCTTCCATTTTGATTTTTTGCTGCTTTCAGAATCATCGCCGCTAAGCGTTACCACTTCATAAGATTGTTTCAAAAACAAATAGAGCGTTTCAATATGTTCTTTTCTTTCTGTGATGATAACAACTTTCTTCCATTGATTTAATTCTGTTTGAACGTCATTTAAAATCAATTTGTTTCTTGCTGAATCGTGAACCAAGATTTTTGACAGTGTTTCAAAATTATCAGTCTTCGAATTATATGGAACGTCTAATTCTGTATTTCGGATAATGATTTTTGCCTGTTTATAATTTTCAATTTCAGTCGGCTGAATATTGGCAATAATTTCTCCCAAATGAGTAAAAATCAGTTTTCCGTCATTGTATTTTCGGAATGGTGTCGCAGTTAAACCATAAAGATAAAATGTATGTAGCTTTTCGATTGTATTTCGGAATGTTTCGGCAGGTATATGATGGCATTCATCTACAATGATTGTTCCGAATTGGTTATGTATTTCTTCTAATTGCTTTGGTAAACTCTGAATGGTGGCGACCGTAATCTGTTTGCTGATTTTCGTTTTTCCCTGTCCGATAATGCCGATATCTTTTTTCGGAATACCAATAAACGCTTCAATGCGTTCAATCCATTGTTCCAATAATTGTTTACGATGAACAACAATTAATGCAGGTTGATTTTTATCTGCAATTATTTTCAATCCGATAATTGTTTTTCCGGAGCCTGTGGGTGCAACGATAACACCAAAATCTTTTTTAGCAGTTACATCGATTACTTCCTGCTGATGCTTTCGTAGTTGTGCATGGAAAGAGAAAGGAACAGCTTGTTTAAGTTTTCGCTCATCGGAAAACTGAAATTCGATTTGTGCTTCTTTACAAAAGCGAATGAGTTTGCCTATAAAACCTCTTGGTACGATAATTTCTTTTTCCGTTTCTTCAACAAACTTGAAATAGCGCTCCGTTCCGAATGTATTTTTGCCGGTTCTCTTTTTGATGATAAATTCTGAATTTG from Arachidicoccus sp. BS20 encodes the following:
- a CDS encoding Kelch repeat-containing protein, which translates into the protein MKKLNLIVLIGAAALFLASCNSSSSTDTSTEGNWVKRSSLDGDARFYATSFVIGNYAYVATGRAVNNSTYYNLGDLWRYDPSSDSWTQETSLPDGKTLEGGVGFSIGDNGYVGTGTDGKGNYYSDFYQYSSTSNTWTKIADFPGTARFRATGFSVGDKGYVVFGAAGSAYFKDMYAYDPNSDSWTNISTPFIDKKYGGTSFVIGDDAYLVGGTIGDGSGSGEFWKYNPSSGFTQLRRVENATDSSFDDDYGTVRASLISRTDGVAFAIGSKGYITGGKSSDGGSFSSQTWCYDPTGDKGLGTWEQRTSYERHSFYGGVGFNVNGRGFAGLGFAGSSLPYDNLDEFLPTEDYNVND
- a CDS encoding DEAD/DEAH box helicase; protein product: MNDISNEYINTFRSLFKGREDVFAVRWEKENKSGYMPAYFYDPYRYRAHKIKGGTFQNFNEKSYLKLTDTEIEKHLNGIQQIGVYPLLQDNTSWFLVADFDKENWKTEAVLFLNACKEKNIPTYLERSRSGNGGHVWIFFEQPYPAINSRRIFISILEQSKAFSLFDKSSSFDRLFPNQGFLSGKGLGNLIALPFFKPALENGNSCFINPESFEPFTNQWEFLKEIKRISNSELDRLLQQSLNSDNTAFHQASSGKLDICLSNDVKISRAGLTIALINFLKEELNFANSEFIIKKRTGKNTFGTERYFKFVEETEKEIIVPRGFIGKLIRFCKEAQIEFQFSDERKLKQAVPFSFHAQLRKHQQEVIDVTAKKDFGVIVAPTGSGKTIIGLKIIADKNQPALIVVHRKQLLEQWIERIEAFIGIPKKDIGIIGQGKTKISKQITVATIQSLPKQLEEIHNQFGTIIVDECHHIPAETFRNTIEKLHTFYLYGLTATPFRKYNDGKLIFTHLGEIIANIQPTEIENYKQAKIIIRNTELDVPYNSKTDNFETLSKILVHDSARNKLILNDVQTELNQWKKVVIITERKEHIETLYLFLKQSYEVVTLSGDDSESSKKSKWKILHDGNFQVLLTTGQYFGEGTDLNNINTLFLVYPFSFQGKLIQYIGRVQRSEINPTIYDYRDYKIDYLNKLFLKRNTYYRKIDKQVTLFDEPSEEPQTSKSNVVTIEREIKILIENLEFRYGNVVFNYTDSKTSTTFEFEIENMELRPEFEVLKPYFVKVLKSKNISVKIFAEFENGKIASQLATSQDIERINKEVVENVKFQFLHKGLIGQLPIAKQNIVTSDELQNNQRIYTDAENILSEILKNKNYKHSQHIQFLADRHETNIMKIRFVLQPFSFVFLLSGEQQYHIVLETLDTEEATYIWHTAKNKPGLIEAVKRIDQQLNIIRDKGRQAFLESNPENFSRIVHDYTENNKGFILWKSLLEERLL
- a CDS encoding DUF4270 family protein, whose product is MKYKNLKIIYPIFVIGLMIITFSSCYQKDIQFGTEFADDQYTQVIQTDTITPLVSTVYIDSFVTSGSGTAIVGRTNDPAFGVLTSSAYFQLGAPTYSATSTEYQNATYDSLTVYIKLKHNIWYGDTTQPLTLNIYRLNENIIAPNGGTALYNTNSFTTESSPLASYSFTIQPNNLDSTDDTLSVRLPDAMGRDLFNRLQTGDYAIQSSDQFITFFNGLKISAASGSNLSLGISDSVAMRLYYKTPGAVEDVEKYAAFGLYNSSLQFNQISVQRAGALASANFDADNRDISSTATDSSAFLQPMANAVVKLTFPTLNNLLLHQGYIKIVKATLYVHPVTGTYEGIFGLPASLILSQTDLYNGFGSSLTLSGATQTGSLQYDVVNSTDQLGTYYTYDLTSYLQTLIATPSASVLSEGLLLSPATSSMFTSFNRMIMGDGKNSNAKLDLRIQYISVK
- a CDS encoding MGMT family protein, with amino-acid sequence MKKIPKDKQEKIPALDKHHSFFRNVWDVARQIPKGRVTSYGAIAEYLGAKSSARMVGWAMNAVHNMKDIPAHRVVNRNGMLSGKAHFSPPEKMEQLLKKEKIKVLNDTVQDFEKIFWNPSEELRL
- a CDS encoding TatD family hydrolase, which produces MQLTDTHTHLYSEEFKDDLGAAIQRAKDANVAKFYMPAIDSTTHEAMLDVEKKYPETIAMMGLHPCSVKENFEEELSVVKKYLDKRIFVAIGEIGLDFYWDKTFIPQQYKAFETQMQWALERNIPIVIHARESLDECIETVKPFSDKGLRGIFHCFGGTEAQAKAIVDLDFHLGIGGVFTFKKANLPEVLKDISLKHIVLETDAPYLAPVPFRGKRNESSYVKIVAQALADAKNISVEEVAEITSANAEKIFAAKFN
- the trmB gene encoding tRNA (guanosine(46)-N7)-methyltransferase TrmB, with the protein product MGQKKLERFAEIKTFENVLEYPKDMQGKWHEFFKNEHSITLELACGKGEYAVGLGRLYPERNFIGVDIKGNRIWRGAKNALTENLSNVAFLRSQIEIVNDYFSKNEVSEIWLTFPDPHLPNVKWKKRLTSPRFLRLYQQFLKKDGIIHLKTDSPVLYKFTKAVTEIFGLEIVKDDDNVYKNLQVSPELSIKTFYESLDIAGFRKVHYLAFKLNNDLPSEKDELVKKFVFEFAKDEKNSKR
- a CDS encoding LytR/AlgR family response regulator transcription factor, with protein sequence MIKCIIADSDLAVIEFIRKHLNKLPQFSVEAGFTDADSFINHLQHHPTDLAITDIQMPELNGYDFLQYLKKPPELIVIADTIEFSVNGYDHNVVAYLLKPLSAANLIKALQKTETKIKTLKLAEKRPESHQFLFIRAEYKLMKINFDDILYIEGLKDYSKIYTKASVGKAIITLQNLKSFEEKLPGEDFVRIHRSYIVSLHKIDMIHKNSVLIGKNEIPISDGFKNQLHNLISKYT
- a CDS encoding DUF4907 domain-containing protein, with protein sequence MTKLKMPAYIAGFSLLALCFSIASCRNGSSRKTAGYNDSMVLLTIKPIQLQNGWGYEIFAGNKLFIKQDKVPQITGTHYFLSREDAKKAAKLVIEKLKNNELPSIDTLELQKAGARYN